A stretch of Henckelia pumila isolate YLH828 chromosome 4, ASM3356847v2, whole genome shotgun sequence DNA encodes these proteins:
- the LOC140862032 gene encoding uncharacterized protein produces MEAIRNKNILAHMYLAGISKEKWSMAHDGGWRRGVMTTNMSECLNSVLKGARRLPISAIVHLTLLRCVQYFIERVAKGQRMVQENQMWSDYACCKYEEWARKSSEHRVVKYDVRTHTASVATGGRPSCDQHIQLVRLSTSDCSCGKWIIFGIPCSHAICTAKYHSLDPTTLVQSWYNISNYLAAYEGRFEPLADERYWDPPTFELHHNPVRREIRRAGRDTTTRVRNEMDRPMVRERQRWGQ; encoded by the coding sequence ATGGAGGCCATcaggaataaaaatattttagcacACATGTACTTGGCTGGAATCTCAAAGGAGAAATGGAGTATGGCTCATGACGGAGGTTGGCGCCGTGGGGTGATGACGACAAACATGTCTGAATGCTTGAATAGTGTGTTAAAGGGAGCTCGTAGACTCCCTATATCTGCGATAGTGCACTTGACTCTTTTAAGATGTGTACAATACTTCATTGAACGTGTGGCAAAGGGTCAACGAATGGTTCAGGAAAATCAAATGTGGTCGGACTATGCATGTTGCAAATATGAAGAATGGGCAAGAAAATCTAGCGAACATcgtgttgtcaaatatgatgtAAGGACTCACACTGCTTCAGTTGCGACCGGGGGCAGACCAAGTTGCGACCAACATATACAATTGGTGAGGTTATCAACTAGTGATTGTTCATGTGGTAAATGGATAATTTTTGGAATCCCATGTTCTCACGCTATTTGCACCGCGAAATACCATTCGTTAGATCCGACAACCCTAGTTCAGTCATGGTACAACATATCGAACTACCTCGCGGCGTATGAAGGTAGATTTGAACCTCTTGCCGATGAACGATATTGGGATCCACCTACCTTTGAGCTGCATCACAACCCGGTTAGACGTGAAATAAGAAGAGCTGGTAGGGATACAACAACTCGAGTGAGGAATGAGATGGACAGACCGATGGTCAGGGAGAGACAACGATGGGGACAATAA